In one window of Pseudobacteroides sp. DNA:
- the fabZ gene encoding 3-hydroxyacyl-ACP dehydratase FabZ — MLSSVDIQKIIPHRYPFLLVDRIIEVEPGKSAVGIKNVTVNEPFFQGHFPGNPIMPGVLIVEALAQTACVAGLLVDQNKGKLGMFTGFESIKFRRPVVPGDTLRLEVELSAFKLGMGKAKVLATVEGEVAAQGEIKFAMVDPDKLNK; from the coding sequence ATGCTTTCAAGTGTTGATATTCAAAAGATCATTCCACACAGATATCCATTTTTGCTGGTTGATAGAATAATTGAGGTTGAACCGGGCAAAAGTGCTGTTGGGATTAAAAACGTTACGGTAAATGAGCCTTTCTTCCAAGGGCATTTTCCCGGAAATCCCATTATGCCGGGTGTACTTATAGTTGAGGCTCTTGCTCAAACTGCCTGTGTAGCCGGCCTTTTAGTCGACCAGAATAAAGGCAAGCTTGGAATGTTTACCGGCTTTGAGTCAATTAAATTCAGAAGACCTGTTGTTCCTGGTGACACACTCAGGCTTGAGGTGGAATTATCTGCATTCAAGCTTGGAATGGGAAAAGCAAAGGTTCTTGCAACAGTAGAGGGTGAAGTTGCAGCACAAGGCGAAATCAAGTTTGCTATGGTTGACCCTGACAAGCTGAACAAGTAA
- a CDS encoding rod-binding protein — MNIKSTGSINELPTNNNNRFNKENLIDDNFAKQLNSILEKSDDKELKKVCRDFEGVLLQMMYKEMRATVPKSGFIQEDYGKKVYESMLDEKIVDSAVNSGGIGLGDALYKLLKAKT, encoded by the coding sequence ATGAATATTAAAAGTACGGGAAGCATTAATGAATTACCAACCAATAACAATAACCGGTTTAACAAAGAAAACTTGATAGATGATAATTTTGCAAAGCAGCTTAACAGTATTTTGGAGAAAAGTGATGATAAGGAGCTTAAGAAGGTATGCAGGGATTTTGAGGGAGTGCTATTGCAGATGATGTATAAGGAAATGCGTGCCACAGTTCCAAAATCAGGCTTTATACAGGAAGACTACGGGAAAAAAGTGTATGAGTCAATGCTGGATGAAAAGATTGTTGATTCGGCAGTGAATAGCGGGGGCATAGGGCTTGGCGATGCACTATACAAACTTTTGAAAGCAAAAACATAA
- a CDS encoding flagellar hook-basal body protein: MMRALWTAGGGMAAQQFNVDVISNNLANVNTTGYKKERAEFKDLLYETVNKAYMLNGTGKPVNLQVGHGAAAVATVKNFSSGSLEKTDNALDFAINGDAFFMIKGPTGETVFSKDGSFKIGLGDEGNMLTTSDGLQVLDDTGNPIVLNIELSKLNVTSSGELTYIDETGAVASLGQRIGMVKFPNRQGLEAIGSNLFKQNSASGAPVLDEELGDRSSLQQGYLEASNVQVVEEMVKLIVAQRAYEINSKAIQSADEMLGLANNLRK; this comes from the coding sequence ATGATGAGAGCATTATGGACAGCAGGTGGAGGAATGGCAGCACAGCAGTTTAATGTTGATGTGATATCCAATAACCTTGCGAATGTAAATACTACAGGATACAAAAAAGAGAGGGCTGAATTCAAGGATCTTTTGTATGAAACAGTTAACAAAGCATATATGCTAAACGGCACAGGTAAGCCTGTGAACCTTCAAGTGGGCCATGGTGCCGCTGCCGTTGCAACAGTAAAGAACTTTAGTTCAGGAAGTCTTGAAAAGACTGATAATGCACTTGATTTTGCCATTAATGGGGATGCATTTTTTATGATAAAGGGGCCTACAGGGGAAACAGTCTTTTCTAAAGATGGAAGCTTCAAGATCGGGTTAGGCGATGAGGGAAATATGCTGACCACTTCAGACGGGCTGCAGGTGCTTGATGATACCGGTAATCCTATTGTTTTAAATATTGAATTGTCAAAACTAAATGTTACATCAAGCGGAGAATTGACATATATTGATGAAACTGGGGCAGTAGCATCATTAGGACAGAGAATCGGAATGGTTAAGTTTCCGAACAGACAAGGCTTGGAAGCTATCGGAAGCAATCTATTCAAGCAAAACTCCGCTTCAGGTGCACCTGTTCTAGATGAGGAACTCGGTGATAGGAGTTCACTTCAGCAGGGATATCTTGAAGCGTCAAATGTTCAAGTTGTCGAAGAAATGGTAAAACTCATTGTTGCACAGAGAGCATATGAAATAAACTCCAAAGCAATTCAGTCTGCAGATGAAATGCTTGGCCTTGCAAATAACCTGAGAAAGTAA
- a CDS encoding flagellar hook-basal body protein, whose amino-acid sequence MIRGLYTSGWSLMANSKKMDVISNNLANADTNGYKEDITVFETFPEMLTRRINDTKSASNPSAKVGNMRLGSDVGEIFTNYEQGKMIRTQNNLDFAIQNSKSAFFTVGKPGEDGNITEYYSRDGAFILDANNQLVTKDGFYVMGENGPITLRDDNFTVNNDGSIVQDGIIVDKLKISEFSDTRSLRKIGSNLVEKDEATEEQPFQGIISQGFLEGSNINVVKEMVDMISVMRSYEANQRLLQAQDSTLEKVVNQVGSVR is encoded by the coding sequence ATGATTCGAGGGCTATATACTTCCGGATGGAGTTTGATGGCGAACAGCAAAAAAATGGACGTTATATCAAATAATCTGGCCAATGCCGATACAAATGGATACAAAGAGGATATTACTGTCTTTGAAACCTTTCCAGAAATGTTGACAAGGAGAATTAATGACACAAAGAGTGCATCAAATCCTTCGGCAAAAGTAGGTAATATGCGGCTTGGAAGTGATGTAGGAGAAATATTTACCAACTATGAGCAGGGTAAAATGATAAGGACTCAAAATAATTTGGATTTTGCCATCCAGAATTCCAAATCTGCTTTTTTTACAGTAGGGAAACCCGGTGAGGATGGAAATATTACAGAGTATTACAGCAGAGACGGGGCATTTATATTAGATGCAAATAATCAATTGGTTACTAAGGATGGCTTTTATGTAATGGGTGAAAATGGACCCATTACCTTAAGGGATGATAATTTTACAGTGAATAATGACGGATCTATCGTACAGGATGGGATTATTGTAGATAAGCTTAAGATAAGTGAATTTTCTGACACAAGATCTCTGAGAAAAATTGGCTCAAACCTTGTCGAAAAAGATGAAGCAACTGAGGAACAACCTTTTCAGGGCATAATATCCCAGGGGTTTCTTGAGGGCTCCAACATAAATGTGGTGAAGGAAATGGTGGATATGATTTCTGTTATGAGATCATATGAAGCAAATCAAAGGCTACTCCAGGCACAGGACAGTACCTTGGAAAAAGTGGTCAACCAGGTTGGAAGTGTAAGATAG
- a CDS encoding metallophosphoesterase encodes MIFLSIIAILLVLGMYTGINYYIGAKGLQLLNSVLPSISPKIYWPIFFLIAFSFIIERFISKFMPEIVSYLFSLVGSYWIAAMVYFGIIILIIKLIFALDRWLSFIPSHLKTSHMSNIVIASTSALVALILIIGTWQARNPITVKYDISINKDGGSIKNLHAVMVSDIHLGTLVRKGQLDKMVGLINDKNPDIVFIAGDLINDDIKPFLDQNMPESLRQVKSKYGVYYCLGNHEYYGSSSNEIARVLTEAGIKVLRDSYVNIQDSIYIIGREDMGSGRHLNQPRATLSQIISGLDKSKPLILLDHQPSNLKEPAGEAIDLQLSGHTHRGQFFPFNFITNAIFEKDWGYLKKGDFQLIVSSGLGTWGPPIRFLNSTELVEINISFNTK; translated from the coding sequence ATGATTTTTTTATCTATTATTGCAATACTGCTGGTATTGGGAATGTATACAGGTATCAATTATTATATTGGGGCTAAAGGCCTGCAACTTTTAAATAGTGTATTACCCTCAATCAGTCCTAAAATTTACTGGCCTATTTTCTTTCTCATTGCCTTCTCTTTTATAATTGAAAGGTTTATTTCAAAGTTTATGCCTGAAATTGTAAGCTATCTTTTTTCTCTGGTCGGTTCTTATTGGATAGCAGCAATGGTATACTTTGGCATTATTATACTGATCATTAAGCTTATATTCGCACTTGACAGATGGCTGTCATTCATACCTTCTCACCTTAAAACCAGCCACATGTCAAATATTGTCATAGCGTCTACTTCAGCGTTAGTTGCGTTAATTCTTATTATAGGGACCTGGCAGGCCAGAAACCCTATAACAGTCAAGTACGATATAAGCATTAATAAGGATGGAGGCAGTATAAAAAATCTTCATGCCGTCATGGTCTCGGATATCCACTTAGGTACCTTGGTAAGGAAAGGTCAGCTTGATAAAATGGTAGGTTTGATTAACGATAAAAACCCTGATATTGTATTTATTGCAGGTGATTTGATCAATGATGATATAAAGCCTTTCCTTGACCAAAACATGCCGGAAAGCTTACGTCAAGTAAAATCCAAGTATGGTGTTTATTACTGCCTCGGCAATCATGAGTATTATGGAAGCAGCAGTAACGAAATCGCCAGGGTCCTCACCGAAGCAGGTATAAAAGTTCTAAGGGATAGTTATGTAAACATACAAGACTCCATCTATATAATCGGAAGAGAAGATATGGGATCCGGAAGGCACCTTAATCAACCTCGTGCCACGCTCTCCCAAATAATTTCCGGGTTGGATAAGTCCAAGCCTCTTATCCTATTGGACCATCAACCATCCAACTTAAAGGAGCCTGCTGGAGAGGCAATAGATTTGCAGCTTTCCGGCCACACCCATAGAGGTCAATTTTTCCCATTTAATTTCATTACAAACGCCATTTTTGAAAAAGATTGGGGATATCTTAAAAAAGGGGATTTTCAGCTTATAGTTTCCTCGGGGTTGGGTACCTGGGGACCGCCTATCAGGTTTCTTAACAGCACTGAGTTGGTTGAAATTAACATTAGTTTTAATACAAAATAA
- a CDS encoding HAMP domain-containing sensor histidine kinase → MNSGRKRFNAKSVIQSFNMSEHILNHSRLWIILIHNLVSFITLIILNRMLPAVLNYPPDYREASKIISSSIFLRQLVCVIIGSFLASVLLMKVLKILNNLRDAVKSSDYEKIKEIRKTCLSAPNKIYYLQIAVVTISVAILVLIFTLTNRSTIYFRIVLLVFAFVSLFSLFSYIISSRVFKHLLIETFDGHGLQGMRFSLRSKIFLQIVPIFISAVLLTSMIGYSRLIEEKGNIYSQLFIDKLNFSLNDVDSTNSYDIIHKKLLAINYSESNFSTFLITSDNKAFSSDNEELSKINYYYINKSSEGRFYDVTCENQGVFKKIPLENGTAIAGIKFKVASEKTVVYFTFCFVVLLLLCITVLFYFAKSIVSDISVVAANLSKIAEDDKVDLDKKIPITSNDEIGDLIAAFSKIQDLTKANIKSIQDQQAMILEKERLVSLGQMIGGIAHNLNTPIMSIACLTDTLKSLINEYRSSIKDKDVTPEDHIEIANEMLDCVDKLSPQCSYMSNIISNVKLQAVKLNESSTVSFSIEELIKTLNIKTSNTVPSKCLIIPQIHVDKNIEIQGDMNSLIQVLDNLLQNACESYHDDYGMVEFIVQKEDNNIKFTIKDNGKGISSEVKNKLFRQMVTTKGKDGTGIGLYMSYSTIKGRFGGDIWFESTAEKGTAFYITIPYMH, encoded by the coding sequence ATGAATTCAGGCAGAAAAAGATTTAATGCAAAATCAGTTATCCAAAGCTTCAACATGAGTGAACATATTTTGAACCATAGCAGGTTGTGGATTATTTTAATCCATAACCTCGTAAGTTTTATAACACTAATAATTCTAAACCGTATGCTTCCGGCTGTCCTTAATTATCCCCCTGACTATCGCGAAGCAAGCAAGATTATAAGCTCTTCCATTTTTCTAAGACAGCTAGTGTGTGTTATTATCGGTTCTTTTTTGGCAAGCGTGCTTCTTATGAAAGTGTTAAAAATTTTAAACAACTTGAGGGATGCGGTAAAAAGCTCTGACTATGAAAAAATAAAAGAAATAAGAAAAACTTGTCTAAGCGCACCAAATAAGATATATTATTTACAAATTGCAGTTGTCACAATTTCTGTAGCAATACTTGTACTGATTTTCACATTAACTAATAGAAGCACCATATATTTTAGAATAGTGTTACTGGTTTTTGCTTTTGTATCTTTGTTTTCATTATTTTCCTATATAATATCAAGTAGAGTATTCAAGCACTTGCTGATCGAAACATTTGATGGCCATGGGCTTCAAGGCATGAGGTTTAGCCTTAGAAGCAAAATATTCCTTCAAATAGTTCCTATTTTTATTTCTGCTGTTTTATTGACTAGTATGATAGGTTACTCCAGACTTATTGAAGAAAAGGGAAACATATATTCCCAGTTATTCATTGATAAGCTTAATTTTTCCTTAAATGATGTTGACAGTACTAATAGCTATGATATTATACACAAAAAACTTTTAGCGATAAATTACAGCGAAAGCAATTTTTCTACATTTCTCATCACTTCCGACAATAAAGCCTTCTCATCTGACAATGAAGAACTTAGCAAAATAAATTATTACTACATAAACAAGTCTTCTGAGGGAAGATTTTATGACGTAACCTGTGAAAATCAGGGGGTATTTAAAAAGATTCCTCTAGAGAACGGGACTGCCATTGCAGGCATAAAGTTTAAAGTAGCTTCAGAAAAGACAGTAGTTTATTTCACATTTTGCTTTGTGGTATTACTGCTTCTCTGTATAACTGTCCTCTTCTACTTTGCAAAGTCCATAGTCAGCGATATATCTGTTGTGGCAGCCAACCTTTCTAAAATCGCAGAGGACGATAAAGTTGACCTTGATAAAAAAATTCCCATTACATCCAATGATGAAATAGGAGATCTAATTGCAGCCTTTAGTAAAATTCAGGACCTTACAAAAGCAAACATTAAGTCAATCCAAGATCAGCAGGCAATGATACTTGAAAAAGAAAGGTTAGTATCCTTAGGCCAAATGATTGGCGGTATTGCCCACAACCTTAATACCCCTATAATGTCCATAGCTTGTCTTACAGACACACTGAAGAGTCTGATCAATGAGTACAGGAGTTCTATAAAAGATAAGGATGTAACCCCTGAAGACCACATAGAAATTGCCAATGAGATGCTGGATTGTGTAGATAAGCTTTCTCCACAATGCTCATATATGTCCAACATTATTAGCAATGTGAAGCTGCAAGCAGTTAAGCTTAACGAATCATCCACCGTAAGCTTTAGCATAGAGGAACTTATTAAAACACTTAATATCAAAACTTCTAATACAGTTCCCAGTAAATGCCTGATAATACCCCAGATCCATGTTGACAAAAACATAGAAATACAAGGTGATATGAACAGCCTTATCCAGGTATTGGATAACCTTTTACAGAATGCATGTGAGTCATACCATGACGATTATGGCATGGTGGAGTTTATTGTTCAAAAGGAAGATAACAATATTAAATTTACAATAAAGGATAACGGGAAAGGCATATCCTCTGAGGTAAAAAATAAGCTCTTCAGACAAATGGTAACTACTAAAGGTAAGGATGGAACCGGTATAGGGCTCTATATGTCTTATTCAACCATCAAAGGAAGATTCGGAGGCGATATTTGGTTTGAAAGCACTGCTGAAAAAGGAACCGCCTTTTATATTACGATACCTTACATGCATTGA
- a CDS encoding ATP-dependent RecD-like DNA helicase, protein MEYISGIVERITFFNEENGFCVIKIKSKGYPDLVTVVGNLAAVNVGAVLRIKGEWKFDSKYGKQFSAIDYRESVPATLAGMEKYLGSGLIKGIGPVYARRIINYFKEETLKVIEETPDYLINVEGIGQKRVDTIKKAWKEQKEIKNVMLFLQSNGVSTAYAVKIYKTYGNESINVVKTNPYRLADDIWGIGFKTADKIAQNMGIGKDSYERCRSGIVYTLNEMANDGHCFAKKEQLMLKASEILEVNGEMIGNTIGMMVMDKTVISDETEIIYLPPFYYSEAGVAKRIRDIAAVKSSIANSNIENVIDEIQLEYEITYDQVQIDAIKEAVASKFMVLTGGPGTGKTTTTLAIIKAFQRMGAGCLLAAPTGRASKRMSEATGMEAKTIHRLLEYKPTEGYKKNAENPLECDVLIIDESSMVDIILMYNLLKAVKDDTIVILVGDVNQLPSVGAGNVLKDIIDSGAVSVVCLTRIFRQAQGSAIITNAHRINKGEIPNLRSVKSSDFFYIEEDDPLKVTEIIKNLCLKRLPQYYKIDPVNDIQVLCPMQRGEAGAHNLNSILQEALNPSEISIKHGGTTFRLNDKVMQIKNNYDKNVFNGDLGTIAKIDLEDKVLLISFDGIDVDYDVTELDEVVLAYATTVHKSQGSEYKIVVAPFTMQHYMMLQRNLLYTCITRAKKVFVLVGSKKAVGIAVSNNKIQHRNTQLSKRLQCM, encoded by the coding sequence ATGGAATACATCAGCGGAATTGTTGAGAGAATTACTTTTTTTAACGAAGAAAACGGGTTTTGTGTAATAAAAATTAAATCAAAGGGATATCCTGATCTTGTAACTGTGGTGGGCAATCTGGCAGCTGTCAATGTAGGTGCTGTTTTAAGGATAAAGGGCGAATGGAAATTTGACAGCAAGTACGGTAAGCAATTTAGTGCGATTGACTACAGAGAATCGGTTCCAGCTACCCTTGCAGGAATGGAGAAATACTTAGGAAGCGGCCTTATAAAGGGTATAGGACCGGTTTATGCTCGCAGAATTATAAACTATTTCAAGGAGGAGACCCTTAAGGTAATTGAAGAGACGCCTGATTATCTTATTAATGTTGAGGGAATAGGACAAAAGCGTGTTGACACAATAAAGAAGGCTTGGAAGGAGCAAAAGGAAATAAAAAACGTGATGCTCTTTTTACAAAGCAATGGGGTGTCAACTGCCTATGCCGTTAAAATATATAAAACATATGGAAATGAAAGCATCAATGTGGTTAAGACAAACCCATACAGGCTTGCAGACGACATTTGGGGCATAGGTTTTAAGACTGCAGACAAAATTGCACAGAATATGGGTATCGGCAAGGACTCCTATGAGAGGTGCCGTTCAGGCATAGTTTATACACTAAATGAGATGGCTAATGACGGCCATTGCTTTGCCAAAAAAGAGCAGCTTATGCTTAAGGCTTCTGAAATTCTTGAAGTTAATGGAGAGATGATTGGAAATACCATTGGGATGATGGTAATGGATAAGACAGTTATCAGCGACGAAACAGAAATAATTTACCTCCCCCCATTTTATTACAGTGAGGCAGGAGTTGCAAAAAGAATCAGGGACATTGCAGCTGTAAAGAGCAGTATTGCCAACAGCAATATTGAGAATGTAATAGATGAGATCCAATTGGAATATGAAATTACCTATGATCAGGTCCAGATAGACGCCATAAAGGAGGCTGTGGCTTCTAAGTTTATGGTGCTTACGGGAGGACCGGGTACAGGTAAAACAACAACAACGCTGGCGATAATAAAGGCCTTTCAAAGAATGGGAGCAGGATGCCTTTTGGCAGCACCAACAGGGAGAGCTTCTAAAAGGATGTCCGAGGCTACGGGGATGGAAGCTAAGACCATTCACAGACTGCTGGAGTATAAGCCTACAGAAGGGTATAAAAAGAATGCTGAAAACCCTTTGGAGTGCGACGTTCTTATAATTGACGAGTCCTCAATGGTAGACATAATTTTAATGTACAATCTTTTAAAGGCAGTTAAGGATGACACGATTGTTATACTTGTGGGGGATGTGAACCAGCTTCCCTCTGTAGGGGCAGGAAATGTCCTAAAGGACATTATTGATTCAGGTGCGGTAAGTGTTGTATGTCTTACCAGGATATTCCGGCAGGCACAGGGCAGTGCTATAATAACAAATGCTCATCGTATTAACAAGGGTGAAATACCCAATTTAAGGTCAGTCAAGAGCAGTGACTTTTTCTATATTGAGGAGGATGACCCCCTCAAGGTTACCGAGATAATCAAAAACCTCTGTCTAAAAAGGCTTCCCCAGTATTATAAAATTGATCCTGTAAATGATATACAGGTATTGTGCCCCATGCAAAGGGGAGAGGCCGGAGCTCATAACTTAAACTCTATTTTGCAGGAGGCTTTAAATCCCTCTGAAATTTCTATTAAGCATGGAGGCACGACGTTTCGGCTTAATGATAAGGTAATGCAGATAAAGAACAATTATGATAAAAATGTGTTTAATGGGGATTTAGGGACAATAGCAAAAATTGATCTGGAAGATAAGGTGCTTCTTATAAGCTTTGACGGTATTGATGTGGATTATGATGTAACAGAGCTTGACGAGGTTGTTCTTGCGTATGCTACAACTGTCCACAAGAGTCAGGGGAGTGAATATAAGATAGTGGTCGCCCCCTTTACGATGCAGCATTATATGATGCTTCAAAGGAATCTTTTATATACATGTATCACCCGTGCAAAGAAGGTTTTTGTGCTGGTGGGTTCAAAAAAGGCAGTAGGAATAGCAGTATCAAACAATAAGATTCAGCATAGGAATACGCAGCTGTCAAAACGGCTTCAATGCATGTAA
- a CDS encoding response regulator, whose product MFKKKILIVDDTELIVRIITDILVPAGYDVISANNGEEGIEMVRREKPDLVLLDIIMYGMDGLEVCKILRADESNNLMPIIILTAEDDEEQKLQGLELGADDYIKKPFNPRELIARVRNTLMRIDRNRWANPLTGLRGNLEIQAEITRRIFKRDIFSVVYADLDNFKAYNDVYGFASGDRAIKLTADILLDSIHALGTPTDFVGHVGGDDFILVISPRNTDIICENVIKRFDEKIVELYSMEDRKKGFISTANRQGQMIQYPIISISLAAISNENRSLISHIQVAEIAAELKKQAKSIAGSVYVKDTRK is encoded by the coding sequence ATGTTTAAAAAGAAAATTCTTATTGTAGATGATACAGAGTTAATAGTAAGAATAATAACAGACATTTTGGTGCCTGCAGGTTATGATGTTATATCGGCAAATAATGGTGAAGAAGGTATTGAAATGGTCAGAAGAGAAAAACCTGACCTAGTACTTCTTGACATTATTATGTATGGCATGGATGGCTTGGAGGTTTGTAAAATATTAAGAGCAGATGAGAGCAACAACTTAATGCCTATTATAATACTGACTGCAGAGGATGATGAGGAACAAAAGCTTCAAGGGCTTGAGTTAGGTGCTGATGATTATATAAAAAAGCCTTTTAATCCACGAGAGCTTATTGCAAGGGTCAGAAATACTCTTATGAGAATAGACCGGAACAGATGGGCAAACCCATTGACTGGGCTTAGAGGAAACCTTGAAATTCAGGCTGAAATAACCAGGAGAATCTTCAAAAGAGACATCTTTTCAGTGGTTTATGCCGACCTTGATAACTTTAAGGCTTATAATGACGTTTATGGCTTTGCCAGTGGGGATAGGGCCATAAAACTGACTGCTGATATCCTTTTGGATTCTATCCATGCACTAGGCACCCCTACGGACTTTGTAGGACATGTAGGCGGTGATGACTTTATATTGGTAATTTCTCCGAGGAATACAGATATAATATGTGAAAATGTTATAAAAAGGTTTGATGAAAAGATAGTGGAGCTTTATAGCATGGAGGATCGAAAAAAGGGGTTTATTTCAACTGCCAACAGGCAGGGGCAGATGATACAGTATCCGATCATATCTATTTCTTTAGCTGCCATATCTAATGAGAATCGCAGCCTCATAAGTCATATACAGGTTGCTGAAATTGCTGCAGAGTTAAAAAAACAAGCAAAATCAATCGCTGGAAGTGTGTATGTTAAAGATACAAGAAAGTGA
- a CDS encoding rhodanese-like domain-containing protein: MKKAMIAFVLILISIGFAACSPADNRGYQKEVPVQVNSTKASSYTNIKPEDAKKRLSSEKGIILLDVRTQEEYDEKHIPNSLLIPVDVIEKEAPEKLTDKNTTIFVYCRSGRRSVTASEALAKMGYKKVYNLGGIIDWPYETETGR, from the coding sequence ATGAAAAAAGCTATGATTGCTTTTGTTTTGATTCTAATAAGTATAGGGTTTGCTGCATGTAGCCCAGCAGATAACAGGGGATATCAAAAGGAAGTGCCAGTACAAGTGAATTCAACTAAAGCTTCCAGTTATACAAACATTAAGCCTGAAGATGCCAAAAAGCGTCTTAGTAGTGAAAAGGGAATCATATTACTTGATGTAAGAACCCAAGAAGAATATGATGAGAAGCATATTCCTAACAGCCTGCTGATACCTGTAGATGTCATAGAGAAGGAAGCTCCTGAAAAGCTTACTGATAAGAATACAACTATTTTTGTTTATTGCAGGAGTGGGAGACGCAGTGTTACTGCCTCTGAGGCTCTTGCCAAAATGGGATATAAAAAGGTATACAACCTTGGAGGAATAATTGATTGGCCATATGAAACGGAAACAGGAAGATAA
- a CDS encoding 4Fe-4S binding protein yields the protein MKITVDKNLCPQNHKCPSIKVCPVGAIQQSGNGLPTIDDGKCIKCKKCVMFCPMQAIQAK from the coding sequence ATGAAAATAACAGTTGATAAGAATTTATGTCCACAAAACCATAAGTGTCCGTCAATAAAGGTTTGTCCCGTAGGTGCAATTCAACAAAGTGGGAATGGATTGCCAACAATTGATGATGGAAAATGCATTAAATGCAAGAAGTGTGTGATGTTCTGCCCAATGCAAGCTATTCAAGCGAAATAA
- a CDS encoding 4Fe-4S binding protein, which produces MDKAIKFIHNWVWVMLIIYCIIGVFYPLIGTVALICMLAPSIVAVFKGRMWCGNFCPRGSFNDIILSKFSRKNKVPRLLKSTWFRLAFLILLMGAFAVQIVFAWGSFSEVSFVFIRMIIITTVITIILGFSYNQRTWCMICPMGTMAHYIAKLKLAKGNFRYIAFNKEKCVNCKVCTKNCPIGIDVLSHKSVGKVTDADCLKCKVCVEKCPKKSLYIT; this is translated from the coding sequence ATGGATAAGGCAATTAAATTTATTCATAACTGGGTGTGGGTAATGCTCATTATTTACTGTATTATTGGGGTGTTCTATCCACTTATAGGGACTGTAGCTTTAATATGCATGCTGGCACCTTCTATTGTTGCGGTATTCAAAGGGAGAATGTGGTGCGGTAACTTTTGCCCGAGAGGGAGCTTTAATGATATTATACTTTCAAAATTCAGCCGAAAAAATAAGGTGCCCAGGCTCTTAAAGTCAACATGGTTTAGGCTGGCATTTCTTATATTACTAATGGGAGCTTTTGCAGTCCAGATTGTTTTTGCTTGGGGTAGTTTTTCTGAAGTATCATTTGTTTTTATAAGAATGATTATTATAACTACTGTTATTACCATAATTTTGGGCTTTTCATATAATCAAAGAACCTGGTGTATGATTTGCCCTATGGGTACTATGGCACATTATATAGCAAAGTTAAAGCTTGCAAAGGGGAACTTCAGATACATTGCGTTTAACAAGGAAAAGTGTGTAAATTGTAAGGTCTGCACCAAGAATTGTCCAATAGGCATTGATGTTTTAAGCCATAAGAGTGTTGGTAAAGTTACTGATGCCGACTGCTTAAAATGCAAGGTTTGTGTTGAAAAGTGCCCGAAGAAATCACTGTATATTACTTGA